Within Kutzneria chonburiensis, the genomic segment GTGATCTCCCGTTGTCGGTCACCCTGCCCGACGGCACCAGGTTCGGGAAGGGCGCGGCCGGCGATCCCACGCTCACGGTCAACGATCCCGAGGTCTTCTTCTCCCGGACGGGCCGGGACCGCTCCCTCGGCTTCGGCGAGGCGTACCTGCTCGGCGCGTGGGACTGCGGGAAATCCCCGCTCCTCGAGCCGGCCGCGGCCGACGAGCTGGTGGCCTGGCTGGCCGTCTACAGCGAGCACCTGAAAGCCATGGAGACGCCGCTGTACTACCGGCTGCGCAGCCTGCTGCACCTCGCCCATCCACTGTCCCAGCGCAACAGCGAGGAAGGTGCGCTGGCCAACGTGCAGGCGCACTACGACCTCAACGGCCGGCTGTTCGAGACCTTCCTCGACGAGGCGATGATCTACTCGTCGGCGTGGTTCGAGCCGGGGGACGATCTGGCGTCGGCCCAGCGGCGCAAGGTCGACGGCATCCTCGATCTGGCCCAGGTGGGGCCGGGCACGCGGCTGCTGGACATCGGGTCCGGGTTCGGCGGCCTGGCGCTGCGGGCCGCGTCGGAGCGGCGGGCCGACGTCGTCGGGCTGACGCTGTCGGAAAGCCAGCTCGAATACGCCTCGACGCGAGCCCGCAACGCCGGGCTCGATGGCCGGGTCGGCTTCCTGCTCGAGGATTTCCGACGCCACCGGGGTGTCTACGACGCGGTGGTGAGCGTCGAGATGATCGAGGCGGTCGGTTCCGAATACTGGGTCGAGTACTTCCAGGCCGTCGAGCGGCACCTGAAGCCCGGCGGTTTCTTCGGGCTTCAGGTGATCACCTTTCCGCATCGGCGAATGCTGGCGGCGAAGAAGGATTTCAGCTGGGTCGACCGGTACATCTTTCCCGGCGGCGAGCTGCCGAGCCTGCGTGAGATCAACCGGATCCTCAAGGCGCACACCGGCATGGAGATGGTGGCGACGCGACGGCTCAGCGACTCGTACGCGGAAACGCTGCGGCAGTGGCGAGTCCGGTTCGTCGAGGCGCACGATGCCGTGACCGCACTGGGTTTCG encodes:
- a CDS encoding SAM-dependent methyltransferase, with amino-acid sequence MRRTEQATQVNLNWPHLRTVRRNPLRAKLAERLFRWTVRDLPLSVTLPDGTRFGKGAAGDPTLTVNDPEVFFSRTGRDRSLGFGEAYLLGAWDCGKSPLLEPAAADELVAWLAVYSEHLKAMETPLYYRLRSLLHLAHPLSQRNSEEGALANVQAHYDLNGRLFETFLDEAMIYSSAWFEPGDDLASAQRRKVDGILDLAQVGPGTRLLDIGSGFGGLALRAASERRADVVGLTLSESQLEYASTRARNAGLDGRVGFLLEDFRRHRGVYDAVVSVEMIEAVGSEYWVEYFQAVERHLKPGGFFGLQVITFPHRRMLAAKKDFSWVDRYIFPGGELPSLREINRILKAHTGMEMVATRRLSDSYAETLRQWRVRFVEAHDAVTALGFDETFCRLWVLYFAYFEAGFRSRYCDVWQVGIRKNASP